A single genomic interval of Primulina huaijiensis isolate GDHJ02 chromosome 7, ASM1229523v2, whole genome shotgun sequence harbors:
- the LOC140980582 gene encoding K(+) efflux antiporter 6-like, whose translation MNRSSLAAVLVFFALFTFKAPLAVSEDSKIVDEAVSVVSNNVTGDAANNTLPKEDTFADMIDRALEKEFTENNDQNEVNDAGGFNNSVTEQQAVLETVARVKSKKNETKEEKPFKLHDVFNLDNDNGAEETPTLIDRKDNVFIISNFKSKYPVLQLDLRLISDMVVVIVSATCGGIAFACAGQPVITGYLLAGSVVGPGGFNVVSEMVQVETVAQFGVIFLLFALGLEFSATKLRIVRAVAVLGGLLQILLFMCLCGIIASLCGGGASEGVFVGAFLSMSSTAVVYKFLMEKNSINSLHGQVTIGTLILQDCAVGLLFALLPVLGGTSGLMQGVISMTKSLVVLIAFLAALAIFSRTCVPWFLKLMISLSSQTNELYQLAAVAFCLLVAWCSDKLGLSLELGSFAAGVMISTTDLSQHTLEQVEPIRNIFAALFLASIGMLIHVHFLWNHVDILFASVILVVIIKTVVISAVVKAFGYNNKTSILVGMSLAQIGEFAFVLLSRASNLHLVEGKVYLLLLGTTALSLVTTPLLFKLIPAVVHLGVLLRWFSPDIQSELGFKVDNLRSDSVKQRHVLISKDLSIHEV comes from the exons ATGAATAGATCATCTCTTGCTGCGGTTTTAGTCTTCTTTGCTTTATTTACTTTTAAGGCGCCGTTGGCCGTATCGGAAGATTCGAAAATCGTAGACGAAGCAGTTTCTGTTGTCTCTAACAATGTTACTGGGGACGCTGCGAATAATACCCTCCCGAAGGAGGACACGTTTGCTGATATGATTGATCGCGCGCTCGAGAAGGAGTTCACCGAGAACAATGATCAGAACGAAG TAAATGATGCCGGTGGCTTCAACAACAGCGTGACAGAGCAACAG GCTGTATTGGAAACAGTAGCTAGAgtcaaatcaaagaaaaatgaaacaaaagaGGAAAA ACCATTTAAACTGCATGATGTTTTCAATCTGGACAATGACAATGGGGCTGAGGAGACCCCAACTTTGATTGACAGAAAG GATAATGTATTtatcatatcaaatttcaaatctAAGTATCCAGTCTTGCAGTTAGATTTGAG ACTCATATCAGATATGGTTGTTGTCATTGTGTCTGCAACTTGTGGTGGAATTGCATTTGCTTGTGCTGGACAACCG GTAATTACTGGATACTTGTTAGCTGGATCAGTCGTCGGACCTGGAGGTTTTAATGTTGTCAGTGAAATGGTGCAA GTCGAAACAGTGGCCCAGTTTGGTGTAATTTTCCTTCTCTTTGCTTTGGGCTTGGAGTTCTCTGCGACAAAG CTTCGAATTGTTCGAGCAGTCGCTGTTCTTGGGGGCTTACTTCAAATTCTCCTCTTTATGTGCTTGTGTGGAATTATAGCTTCG CTATGTGGCGGTGGAGCTTCGGAGGGGGTTTTTGTCGGTGCTTTTCTGTCGATGTCCTCTACAGCAGTG GTATACAAGTTTTTGATGGAAAAAAACAGTATTAATTCCCTTCACGGCCAAGTTACCATTGGCACTCTCATTTTGCAG gATTGTGCTGTGGGTTTACTGTTTGCTCTGCTTCCAGTGCTGGGTGGAACTTCTGGCCTTATGCAGGGTGTCATTTCCATGACTAAGTC GTTGGTGGTGTTGATTGCTTTCTTGGCAGCCTTGGCAATATTTTCACGAACCTGTGTACCTTGGTTCCTGAAACTTATGATAAGCTTGTCATCACAG ACCAATGAACTTTATCAACTGGCAGCAGTTGCATTTTGTCTACTTGTGGCCTGG TGTAGTGACAAGCTCGGTCTTAGTTTAGAATTGGGTTCATTTGCTGCTGGAGTGATGATATCAACAACTGATCTTTCTCAACACACTCTTGAACAA GTCGAACCTATACGCAACATATTTGCAGCTCTTTTCCTTGCCAGCATTGGGATGCTgattcatgttcattttctcTGGAATCATGTTGACATCTTGTTTGCATCTGTTATATTAGTAGTCATTATTAAAACTGTGGTGATATCTGCCGTTGTCAAGGCATTTGGCTACAACAACAAAACCTCAATTCTT GTTGGGATGTCTTTAGCACAAATAGGGGAATTTGCATTTGTACTGCTAAGTCGTGCCTCAAATCTTCATCTTGTTGAG GGGAAGGTGTACCTGTTGCTTCTTGGAACAACAGCACTCAGTCTG GTAACTACACCATTGCTTTTCAAGTTAATACCGGCAGTTGTGCACCTTGGCGTATTGCTAAGGTGGTTTTC
- the LOC140980884 gene encoding histone deacetylase 2-like — protein MTAPSSSFGDCSSKGKFKKEDIESERRSRILSSKLYFDVPASMVHLESYLDSLKSSLNVASIVEVRYLQSLYCRTVLWLRVFYFLSENMFMLILLRAFYILYSLRIILRNYTYAAGWRNNFICQACKRTRMGHQCRWCFSSLFGYKNFAYADISLCILEINCNQLQITYIGPYRFYDLDAHQRNGHENDFSDDRRVYILVQSRYISMIMWPGDTSIRKLNGTATNEYSTKLDQALKVSTGLFDPELIIYNAGTDILDGDPLGRLKINPDGIPTRDERVFRFARKKNIPIVMQIGYRWLHEIQCQSNRRFHHKFVEEISDRYEGKKIHNYLKIPFQTQMKRSRKCYMLYGLFSVCLYIIHATEEGKTRITSQAALEFWFVS, from the exons ATGACGGCTCCGTCATCAAGCTTCGGCGATTGTTCGAGTAAAggtaaatttaaaaaagaagaCATTGAATCGGAACGGCGCAGTCGAATTCTCTCTAGTAAGCTCTACTTCGATGTGCCTGCTTCCATG GTGCACTTGGAATCATACTTGGATAGTTTAAAGAGTAGCTTGAATGTCGCCTCAATTGTTGAG GTACGGTACCTCCAGTCACTTTATTGCCGAACTGTCTTGTGGCTAAGAGTGTTCTATTTCCTTTCCGAAAACATGTTCATGTTAATTTTGTTGCGAGCTTTCTATATTTTGTATTCATTGAGAATTATTCTTAGAAACTACACATATGCTGCAGGTTGGAGGAACAATTTTATCTGCCAAGCTTGCAAAAGAACGAGGATGGGCCATCAATGTCGATGGTGCTTTTCATCATTGTTCGGCTACAAAAATTTTGCTTACGCTGATATATCTCTTTGCATTCTGGAAATAAATTGTAACCAACTTCAAATCACATACATAGGCCCATATAGATTTTATG ATCTCGATGCGCATCAAAGGAATGGCCATGAAAACGATTTTTCTGATGACA GAAGAGTCTACATTCTTGTACAATCCAGATATATATCCAT GATTATGTGGCCAGGAGATACATCAATCAGAAAGTTGAA CGGAACAGCGACCAATGAATATTCAACAAAACTTGATCAAGCACTCAAG GTTTCTACTGGCCTGTTTGATCCTGAATTGATCATCTACAATGCTGGAACCGATATTCTTGATGGAGATCCTCTGGGGAGATTGAAG ATCAATCCAGATGGAATTCCCACGCGAGATGAGAGGGTTTTCAGATTTGCACGAAAAAAGAATATCCCTATCGTCATGCAAATCGGATATCG GTGGTTACATGAAATCCAGTGCCAAAGTAATCGCAGATTCCATCATAAATTTGTCGAAGAAATCTCCGATAGATATGAAggtaaaaaaattcacaattacCTGAAgatcccttttcagactcaaatgAAGAGATCTAGGAAGTGTTACATGTTATACGGGCTATTCTCCGTGTGTTTATACATCATTCACGCTACAGAAGAAGGTAAAACTCGTATAACTTCACAAGCAGCCTTGGAATTTTGGTTTGTGTCTTAA